The DNA segment TCCGTCAATAACGTTTTCGTCGAGTCCAACACGGGCCTCATTGCCGGCCGCGACCGTTTGGCAATCCAATTTTCCAGAGATGAAGTTTGGCACACGGTGCTTACGTTCTCACAGATGCCGCCAGAATTGGCTCGGCAAGCATTTCAGTTGGGCAAAGACGCGAGAGATTGGTCTATTACCGCAGCCCAAAAAGATCTAAATACCTTTGGTTTCAATAAGGAACGGATAGTGCCAATCCTCTATCGGCCATTTGATGTTCGATACACGTATTATACGGGTAGGAACAAGGGTTTCCTTAGATGGTGTTATCCCCATTTCATGCGCCACATGCTGGCGGGGGAGAATGTGGGCTTGGTCACCGCAAGGCAAATGGATACATCAGGAATACAGCAGGTTTTTGTAGCCAATTCAGTAATAGATGCTCATTCGATAACCTCCGCTGTTTCAATTTCTTACCTTTTCCCTCTCTACCTCTACCCTGACACCTCTAAAAAGGACCTCTTCAGCAAGCCTGAGCCAGACGAGAGGGAGCCAAATCTCGATCCCACGGTCGTGGCGGCGCTGGCGTCGGCCTACGGCTGGGAACCCACCCCAGAGGATATCTTCCACTACGTCTATGCCGTGCTCTACGCGCCCACATACCGGACAAAGTACGCCGAGTTTCTGCGGATGGACTTCCCGCGCATCCCCTTTACGGCGGACGCGGAACTGTTCAGGCAACTTGCCGCGCTGGGCGAGCGGCTTGTCGCGTTGCACCTGCTCAAATCGCCCGAACTCGATCCGCCCATTGCCCGCTTCCAGGGCGAGGGGGATGGGAAGGTGATCGTCTCGGGCAAGAAGGGCCTTCGCTACGACGCCGAGCGGAAGCGCGTGTACATCAACCCGAACCAGTATTTCGAGGGCGTTCCGCCCGAGGTGTGGGCGTACCAGATCGGCGGCTACCAGGTGTGCCACAAGTGGCTGAAAGACCGCAGAGACCGCACCCTCACCCTGGACGACATCCGTACCTACTGCCGCATCGTCACGGCGCTGGCGCGGACCATTGAATTGCAGCAGGAGATTGACGGCCCCTATCCGGAGGCGGAGAAAGAGATCGTCCCCCTGCCAGGCGCGGAAACCAAAACCAAGACGGACAGCCTAACAAACGGGTCCACGCGACGGCGTACCCGCCGCCCGTGAGCGGTGACGTTGGGCGCGTGGCGCTTTGGTCAGCCCTTGAAACAACCCGTTATCCAGCGAGAGCATTCACTGCGAATCGCGATGGCTCTGTGTCAAGAACTCATGTTCTCTAGGTTGCCCTGTTGCCGTGCTAAACCAATTCCTTCAGCGCTCTTGATGCCGTGCTTGGAAGCCAGTTCCAGGCTGTAACGGTAAGCACTGGCCAGGTTCTCTGCCTCCCCTTGCGTTCCACCGCGGTAGATGGGACCCACGGCATGGATGTTGTGGAGGGCGATGGCGGCGCAGGATGTGGCGAGCTGTGGCGCTGATGCTGCCCGTTTCCTGATAGGTTTGCACGAGATGTGTCTTGCTTACGCGATTCATCGTGTATACTTCCCGGTAGGCCAGATCGGCCATAGGGGGTGCTCCTCCTGGTGAAGTTTTTGCCACAACTCTTACCACAGGAGCACCCCCTTTTATCAAGATCGCCTGCATCACCTGGTAACGATCTGTTGGCGCAAGCGTAATGAAGCTTTGTCTATTCTGCTACACATGGCTATAATATAACTTGTGGTCACGGGACCGTCTCTTAAAGCATGTGTCCCTTGACTGTCTAATTGCCGACGGGGAGCCTCTGCCTGGAAGATGCATATCTACGTCTGGCAGGTAGAGGCTCTTTCTACGCTGTGGAAACACACTCAATGCGAAAGAGGTGCAAAATGCACAATGGCTATCTTTTGCGCGTGGAGAATCTCCATCTGCAACGACAAGAGAAAAAGATCCTGCGCGGCGTAACTTTTGAAATTGCGCCCTGGCAGGTATTTGCACTCCTGGGCCGCAATGGCTCAGGTAAGTCCAGCCTGGCTTACACCTTGATGGGTTGTGCGGGATATAGCCCTTCCGAGGGACGCATCCTCTTCAATGGCCAGGACATTACCAACCTCTCCATTACCGAACGCGCACGGCTAGGCATGACCCTAGCGTGGCAAGAACCTGCCCGCTTTGAGGGACTGAAGGTAAAGGACTATCTCGCGCTGGGAATGAAGGAACCATTGCGGGAGCGGATGGAAGCGGCACTGAACGCCGTAGCTCTCTCTCCGCTCTCCTATCTGGAACGCACCGTCAACGATGCCCTTTCCGGTGGCGAACGGAAGCGCATCGAACTGGCTGCCGTCTATGCAATGCACCCGCGTCTAGCCATCCTCGACGAGCCCGATTCGGGCATTGATGTGCTTTCGCTGGATGACATTGCCCGTCTGATTCGCCGCCTGGCTGCAGAGGGAACTTCTGTGCTGCTCATTACACACCGCAACGAGATGGTATCGGTGGCTGATAAAGCAGCGTTGATGTGCGCAGGCGAAATCCTGCGCGTTGGAAAACCGCAGGCGATGTGCGACTATTACACCAGCCGTTGCCAGCCGTGTGTGACGGCCGAAGCCGTGGAGCCCGTCGGAGATGAGTATGAGCGATTTTGAAGCTATCTTGAAAGCCTATGAGCGCTCAGGGGGCAATCCTCATTTCCTCAAGTCATCGCGTGTGGCCAGCCTGGTCGTCAGCGGCAATCGCATCCTGGGTGCAAACGAAGTCGCTGGGATTCACCTCATCTCTGAACCATTGCCAGATGGAGTGCGGGTCAAAGTAGTAATTGAACCAGGGATCAAACTGGACACCCCGGCCCATCTCTGCTTTGGAGTGATCCCGACGGAAGGCACGCAGCGCATCCTATCCGAATTCGAAATTGGCGCAGGGGCCAAAGCGGATTTCATCGCTCACTGCACCTTCCCCAATGCCAAGCGCATTGTGCACCTCATGGAAGCGCAGATCCATGTAGGCCGCGACGCTCAAATGAAATACTCCGAGACTCATTATCACGGTGAAGAAGGGGGCGCCGAAGTGCTGCCCAAAGCCCAGATTGTCGTAGATGAAGGTGGGCAGTATACAGCAGAATTCACATTGACCACCGGTCGTGTGGGCAAGCTAGATCTGGATTACGTAGTGGACGTAGGCGCCCACGGAGTGGCTGAGCTGACCACCAAAGCCTATGGCTACGGTACAGATACCATCTCTGTGAAAGAAACTATCCATTTAAATGGCGAGGCGGCGCGTGGCCTAGCTAAGGCACGCATTGCTGTGCGCGATCAAGCCACCAGTGAGGTAATCGGCACAACCGAAGGAAACGCCCCCTTTGCTCGTGGCCATGTGGACTGCATCGAAATTGTACGCGATAAAGCGATAGCCAATGCCATCCCCGTGGTCAAGGTAACGGATCCCCGTGCGTACGTAACCCATGAAGCAGCCATTGGCACCGTGGACAAGAAGGAACTGGAGACATTGATGGCTCGCGGTCTGGATGAGGAGACCGCTGTGGATGTGATTATCCGAGGCATGTTACGGTAGCTGCGAAGTGCACAGCAATTTGACTTTTGGGCAAAATTGTTGTATATAATATATAAATGTCGGTTTATACAAATGGGCTACGCTCATGAAAATCATAACGACAGAACTGCAACAAATTGCGCAGACAGAACCTAGCATCCTGAAGGACCTCGCTGC comes from the Chloroflexota bacterium genome and includes:
- a CDS encoding macro domain-containing protein; its protein translation is MSCKPIRKRAASAPQLATSCAAIALHNIHAVGPIYRGGTQGEAENLASAYRYSLELASKHGIKSAEGIGLARQQGNLENMSS
- a CDS encoding SufD family Fe-S cluster assembly protein — its product is MSMSDFEAILKAYERSGGNPHFLKSSRVASLVVSGNRILGANEVAGIHLISEPLPDGVRVKVVIEPGIKLDTPAHLCFGVIPTEGTQRILSEFEIGAGAKADFIAHCTFPNAKRIVHLMEAQIHVGRDAQMKYSETHYHGEEGGAEVLPKAQIVVDEGGQYTAEFTLTTGRVGKLDLDYVVDVGAHGVAELTTKAYGYGTDTISVKETIHLNGEAARGLAKARIAVRDQATSEVIGTTEGNAPFARGHVDCIEIVRDKAIANAIPVVKVTDPRAYVTHEAAIGTVDKKELETLMARGLDEETAVDVIIRGMLR
- a CDS encoding ABC transporter ATP-binding protein; translated protein: MHNGYLLRVENLHLQRQEKKILRGVTFEIAPWQVFALLGRNGSGKSSLAYTLMGCAGYSPSEGRILFNGQDITNLSITERARLGMTLAWQEPARFEGLKVKDYLALGMKEPLRERMEAALNAVALSPLSYLERTVNDALSGGERKRIELAAVYAMHPRLAILDEPDSGIDVLSLDDIARLIRRLAAEGTSVLLITHRNEMVSVADKAALMCAGEILRVGKPQAMCDYYTSRCQPCVTAEAVEPVGDEYERF